CCCGTGCCCCCCGTGCCGCCCCGGCACAACTCCGGCCCTCAGCTACCAAAACTGCCGCCAAAGACTTACAAAAGGGAGCTCTCCCACCCTCCTTTGCACAGACTGTCTTTGCTAGAAAATGCAGAAACTCCTCAATGACCTTAGCCATAGTAGTCATTGACACTGGAATACTGTTTGTAaagttcctcttttttttttttcttaatttattcaaggaaaaaagaaaaaaggcagtgtattttagtattttcaCAAATTACATTCTTAAAGTGCTGCTgatcaaaaagaaataaaaaggtttaAATTGGAAAACATTCAGACTACACATTCCAACCTGTGTGGTTGGACAGCATTACCCTCAGGTGAGCAGCAACATTGCCTTGGTTCACATCCTCAGTGCCGACCATTCTGCCAGGACACAAAATAGACCTTTTGCACTGTAAACTACACTAAGTGAATTTAAACTGACATCATTTAATTGCactgagccaaaaaaaaaaagggtgcgtctgtggaatttttttcaaatttgagCACTagtggccttttttttttttaattaaggaaACCCAGCAATGGGATGATCACACACCACGAGGATACAGAGCGTCACAGATTTGAAACCTCCAGCCACAAACCTTGGTGTAAGGCTGGAGGATCCCAAGTGACAGCTCATGTTCCAGAATATTCTCATGTCTTAATTGCCATTGATTTGCTgctgaagacaaagaaaaaaaaaataggttgaAATCTAAATACCAAAACACTGGGTTGGTGTTGGTTCTTTGGAGAAAGGATGAAGGAGGAGTACCCGTCTCGGATATCGGGGAGGCTCCCGAGTACTTCACGTGCATCCTGCTCAGTTGTGCCTTTTTTGTTTCCATAGGCGAAGGTGTCTGAAGCTAAAGAGTTTGTCTGCTGTTGTGGAGAACAAAGCTATGCGCCTGTACAATTGTTTATATTGTATATTTACAGATATGCTAATGACATGTATAAATTGAAGTTGACTTGGAGGCCTATAACACAGTCTGCTACTCTTGGGATTGGATCCTGCCAGCAGCGTTTCCTCTGGCTCGGATCAGTCTTGCCTTCCAGACCTAATAACTTCCTTTAGATCTACACTTTAACTTGTGAATCCACTTTGGAAATTGGTAGCATTTAAACCAGCAAACACTTAAAGCTTTATTAAACTTTTTGAACTGATAAGTGAATGGAACTTTTCTTTGCCGGTCGAACCCCCGTGTTTGAACTGGTGCAAGAGTGAGTCTGTTTTACTGGTAGTTCTGTAGCAGCATTTATAAAGTGGCCTTCACGAGCCACATTTTATTTACTGGTTTGTGGCCTTTTACTGTGCTTTGTATCAGAGTTCTTAACAAGATTAATAAATCACCCCAGTCTTAATTTTTAAGAGCTTGAGCAGTGCGTGTTCCTTGCAAGGACGAGGTTGGGAATTGCATTTTTAACAATGCAAAATGCCCCAATTTTCCATGCTGCTGGTGTCACTTTGGCTTTCCTTCTGCCTGTGAGTGCTGGGCCCATCCCAGGCCTCCAAATTTCTCCAGCTTCTCATCAGTCTGCCTAAAATGCTGCCATTGTCTTGGACGCTCCATTTGGAAAATTCTCCTTTTTGAAAAGGAGATCTGGCTGAGGAGGGATGTTAATTAGAGATACCCTGAGTTGGAAGAACCCCACAATTTTCTCCAGGGAAGATGTATTTTTCCATCTGTCTCTTGGACAGTCTTTTTGTACTGCCTGTGCCCTCCGTGCTTCtgtgaggaagaagagaaagttGGGATGCATTCACACAGGGGGCAAAGCACACTTTTTTACAGGAGAGCCTCTTCATTTTGCTAAAATAAGGTTCAAGAAGTCCAAAATTTGAAATGCACAAGCTGGGAGTGCATGTAGGAAATGGAGGATGACTTggaaaaattgaattattttagaTTCTTTACATTAACTCTTCTGAAGTCCCCACCAGCAGCTATTGCTAAACaaggaataatattttttcagactTTAGTGTGTtgttgaagaggaaaaaattttCTCCCACATTTTAGAATATACAGATGTCAGCTTTATGCCTTCCTGTACAAGTGCTTACGCCAGAACCATTTTGAATTTTCCACAGTAAAATATAACATGGCCATGGAAAGTGGTCAAAGGTAGTGAGATTACCACCAGCATGGTTCAAGAGAGCAATAAATAACATTTCAATGACTTCATAATTAGAGGGgtaggtaaaaaaaaacaaaaaaacaaactgctggAGGGGAAAGATGTGAATTTTGGGTTTGAAGTTGGCTTGTGTGGGAAAAGGCAATTCCCTCAGAAAATTTCATCCCAAGGAAGATGAGCCTCCCCTCAAGGGAAATCTGCTGACAAGAGGCCTCCCATTGctctaaaagaaagaaagaaagaaagaaagaaattttcttctctgtgtccaagggaggaaaaaaatctaaaacctTTGCATTTTGAGATGTCAGTGCAGAATCAACTCATACTCAGTTGCTTGATTAAAACCTTTTTGGTGAGTTTATTAAAACCTTTTTCTAGGTTTGTTAAGACCTTTTTGTAGGCTTTTCTGTAGGtttattaaaactttttttcacagctttatGAAGACCTTTATTGTAGGTTTATGGAGACTTCTTTGTACATTTATTAAGATCTTTTTAAAGTTTATGAAAGCCTTTTTGTATGCTTATTAAGATCTTTTTTATAGACTTAGTAAGACTTTTGTAAGTTTATTAAAACTTTTTTGTAAGTTTATTAAGGCCTTTTTTGTAGGTTTTACACACCTTTTTTAAGTTTATGAAGACTTTTTTTGTACGTTCGTCAAGACCTTTTTTGTAGgtatttggttttttgttttttttttcttttcaagtttaTTAAGACCTTTTCTCGTAGAAAACTTTTGCAAACTGTGCGAGGGCGGTTTGGAACAAATCCTTCAGGAGGGACGGGAGGGTCCTGAGGGCTCCGCGCTCCCTCACGGACACGGCTGGAGGAATCCTGGAATCATCCCGGGAAGGAATCCTGGAATCATCCCGGGACTGAATCCTGGAATCCCCGGGACTGAATCCTGAAATCATCCCGGGCAGGAATCCTGGAATCATCCCGGGAAGGAATCCTGGAATCATGCCGGGCAGGAATCCTGGAATCATCCCGGGCAGGAATCCTGGAATCATCCCGGGACTGAATCCTGGAATCATCCCGGGACTGAATCCTGGAATCATCCCGGGCAGGAATCCTGGAATCATCCCGGGCAGGAATCCTGGAATCATCCCGGGAAGGATTCCTGGAATCATCCCGGGACTGAATCCTGGAATCATCCCGAGACTGAATCCTGGAATCATCCCGGGCAGGAATCCTGGGATCCCTCGGGCTGGATAAGCCCCCACACCCACGGCTCGCGGCCTCTCCCGCCGCGCACAGCgctcccctcacggcccgcccGCCATTTCCTCCCGGGGCGGGCCCGAGGCCGaggcggggccgcgccgcctCAGAGCGGCGGCCATGGCGGGTTTCGTGAGGGAGCTGGAGCGGCGGGCAGGGCCGGCGCTGCGGCTGGAGCAGAGGGCGGCCGGCGGTGTGGGCTGCGTGGTGTGGGACGCCGCGCTGGTGCTCGCCAAGTTCCTGGAGACCGGCGCTTGTCCCATGGCTCGCCGCCACGTCCTGGAGCTGGGCGCGGGCACCGGCGCCGTCGGCATCATGGCAGCCACGCTGGGGTGAGCGGGAGTCCCTACCCGGcgcttttttttctctttcgATTCGTTTAAaccctttttttatttcctgtgctgTTCGCGGTGTTCCCTGCCATCGCGTTATTCCCTAAGTGTGTGTGTTACAGGGCGAACGTGACGGTCACggacctggaggagctgcaggagctgttgTTGGTTAATATTGAGAATAACAAACACCTGGTCACAGGGTCCGTCCGAGCCAAGGTACTGAAATGGTTTGTATGAGCCTTTATTTAATGTCTCTGTTCAGCTTTAACGGGGATTCTGGGTTCGGATTGAAAAAGACTCCGTttagatgggatgttgggaCTTGGGAATTTCtggctgggaggggctgggctggaattgccacatttgctgtggctgcccctggatccctggcagtgcccaaggccaggttggacattggggctgggagcatcctgggataatggaaggtgtccctgcacatggcagggtggaatgggatgggatttaatgtcccttccaacccaaatcatgttgggattctgtgattcttcacTATCTTTGTTAAATTGCTACACACCTTCAAAACACCGCTGTGAGAAGCAAACTTAATATGGGAACACAGGAGTTAAGTTTATGCTCAGTCCTTTAGTATATGTTATTACTAAaacttgtttttgctttttttttccttatttgttcttttttaggGGTGAAGATGTAACAGAATTTCAGCCTCCCCCTGATTATATACTCATGGCTGATTGCATTTACTATGAGGAGGTAAATGAGGATTTTGCTAAACCCCtac
This genomic stretch from Cinclus cinclus chromosome 6, bCinCin1.1, whole genome shotgun sequence harbors:
- the VCPKMT gene encoding protein N-lysine methyltransferase METTL21D isoform X1; translation: MAGFVRELERRAGPALRLEQRAAGGVGCVVWDAALVLAKFLETGACPMARRHVLELGAGTGAVGIMAATLGANVTVTDLEELQELLLVNIENNKHLVTGSVRAKVLKWGEDVTEFQPPPDYILMADCIYYEESLEPLLKTLKDLTGPDTCVLCCYEQRTMGKNPEIERKYFELLQKDFELEKIPLDRHDEEYRSADIHIVNIHRKHTVGLQNPWMLWALGKGP
- the VCPKMT gene encoding protein N-lysine methyltransferase METTL21D isoform X2 → MAGFVRELERRAGPALRLEQRAAGGVGCVVWDAALVLAKFLETGACPMARRHVLELGAGTGAVGIMAATLGANVTVTDLEELQELLLVNIENNKHLVTGSVRAKVLKWGEDVTEFQPPPDYILMADCIYYEESLEPLLKTLKDLTGPDTCVLCCYEQRTMGKNPEIERKYFELLQKDFELEKIPLDRHDEEYRSADIHIVNIHRKHTNSPS